Within Primulina tabacum isolate GXHZ01 chromosome 5, ASM2559414v2, whole genome shotgun sequence, the genomic segment GTGCATTAATGATTGAAGTATCCATTGTAAGACAAACAATGCCAGTGGTAATGACAGAGTCATGTGCTAATGTTATATACCAAAATTCTTATCCATCACCGCCACCCTCCACCCCCACCCCCGCCacctttctttttttatttttattgtttttttaaaaaataatcttccctcccgtcacaagaaatttgaattattaCCACCCAAAAGTaagtttatataaaaaataaacataaaatttccGTGAGGTCGTCTCACGTGTCAATTTTATGAAATGAATATTTAACCCTACTCGACTCAAGAAAAATAtgacttttataaaaaaatgttcCTTTTTGTTTCAAATATAGAACAGATCGACATGTTTTGTGAAATAGTGGATTTATAGTAGACAAAAactgtgtgagacggtcttacgaatcgtattttgtgagaagagtctcttatttaggtcatctattaaaaaatattactttttatgctaaggcatagtttggtacacatgattggataaacatgtgatatataatataaggataagttaatgataaataagatgtaggatattatatttaatgttttggtatgattttaataagagtgattaaatttatatattagattgtaatgacaaaattaactttatcacaataaattttataatttcaaagttgttgtttgagttcatatttcttatctaTTAATGCGCCGACAGTGCTTGCattatctattttttttacctaattttatatataatataatatgataattgagcccttaattttgtgagtcaagtcaaatataaatttttaagattaattgagttatactaataattttattgagatttataccaatcattaatataattatctcgagttcatttatataattatcatattatataatttataaaaataaataaaaatatttatttgattttaatttatacCTACAAGTGAAATGAGAGAACAATagggtttatgatttttatatattaagggcaattaagtcatttgtggtgtttttatcattagattaaaattatcacatctcATAAAAGGGATAATTTATccctatataaaattatttatcacagGCTCATGATATTATCATGGGCTTTATAAAAATGTACCAAACGTGGGATAAAggggattatttatcaatccctcTCTTATCCCACataccaaactatacctaagagtattattttttattgtgaatatcggtagggttgacccgtctcacagataaaaattcgtgagaccgtctcacaagagacctactcatagtATGCGCAAAGATGGGCATTTATCCGAAAGTTTTTTTgcccaaaaaattattttagtattttcatATTCCACATTTTAATCATTGATTCACGGTTAAAACATCTTGTCTAGTGGCCATATTTTTTTGTCTCCTTAGATAATTGTGCTAAAAATAATTTAGAGATcatcttttttaaaaacaaaaatttatttgTGTAGATGTTCAACTCAAATATTTGTAAGAATATTCTTTTTACATTAATGATTCCAATTTAATGATTccaatataattttattatctaATCTAAATaccatgtatttattttttgtgtatatatatttattgaaataaaatttttatccaCCACATGAAAGTTTCTGATTACATCAGTGTTAACGAGTATAGATATGTGAGACCGTGTTATAAGATACTTACTAAAAAAACACATATAACTGATAAACTAGCCATGGTGTCTCTTCGTATAACACTCAGATTGAACCGGCATATACATTGATGTTGAGTAAAACACAATTCAAATTATATGGTTAATAAAGAAAATTATCGATTTATATAAGCGTCGCATATGATGTTTTAGTCGATAGATTTCGCCGTAACTTCTATAATATAACATAATGTATTTCGATCGTTCTATAATTCTAAAATATATTACcgaaaataattattgaaattattCCAAATCGGTCCGACTTATTTCTGTATTATGAATGCttgaattttattgaaagaGTGAAACAAAATTGAGGATAACACCAAATGATTGTGTTCAAATCAAATATCAGATGAAATCTTTCATTTGTTCTCTCTGAAAATCAATGGCACCGGCTACGCATCTCATCCACGCACAGATTTTTGTACATACATAGCTATACAAACCTATACATACGATATACGTATAAAAGGTCAAACACTGTGTTTTTGGGTTCCCTTTATCTATCGCTGTTTCTTGCTTTCTCCTCACTTGCTCTCCTCCATTTTCCTCCGACTCTCTTTTCAGTCACAGCATTTCTCTCACCAATTCACCAAAAAGATTGAACTAGAACCCACCTTTTCTTCCCTTTTGCCCCACTTCCCGCTTTCGAATTCGTTCCAAAAGTGGAAAGATTTCTCATTTCCCGTGCAGATTTCTGTTTTTCAGACACTGTAATGGAGAAGAACAGGCCCCTTATCCTCAATGAGCTGAACTGCAGCTTCTTCAGTCCGAGCTGGGAGGTTTCTTTGGATCAAAATGACCCCTTTGAATCGGCATTGAGTTCTATGGTTTCTTCCCCGACTGCGTCTTCGGGGAATTATAAGAACGGAGACAACACGGTGTTGAAGGAGCTCATTGGCAAACTTGGGACCATTTGTAATTCAGGGGAGGTTTCTCCTCAAAAGACTTTCAAGTTTAACGACAGTGCCAACACTTCTTGTTACAGTACTCCGCTGAGTTCCCCGCCAAAGCCGAACCTTTTGATGATGGAAAATCATCAATTTCGAGGGAATCCGCATATCGCAGGAAGCCATTTTCCTCCTCTTCCGAAATTAGTCCCACTTTCATCTGATCCTGGTTTTGTGGACATGGCTGCAAGATTTTCTTGTTTTGGGAACATGGGGTTCAATGAAATGGGTTCCAAGTTGGACCCGGACAAGCTTTCCAGGGTTTCAAGCAGCCATTCTCTAAAATTTCCGGGATCGCATTTGATGGGAGCTCAAGAAAACAGGGATTCAGCATTGCGAGTTTCGGCTTGTGGGAAGAAACCTGTTGGGGTTCCGGCGAATGAAAACGGGGAAATTGGGGATTCGAGGGAGAATTCTTCGGTTTCTGAACAGATCCCTTGTGGGGAAACTGGTTTGGTTGCTCAGAATGATGCCGATTCAAGGAAGAGGAAATCAGTTCAGAGGGGGAAAGCTAAAGAAACACCTTCATCCACTCTTACTAAAGATGCCAATGTGAGCTTATTTCTTTTTAAGATTCTTGAATTTTTGAACCCCTTGGTCTGAAAAATTTGATTTGTGGCCTTCTTGATGAGTAAATTAGTATTTGAATTGAAGAATTATACTTGGATATTTGATTGAGGTTGACTGACTGGGGCTTGTTTCTGTAGGTTGTTAAATCAGAAAACAGTGGTTCAAATACAAAAAGAACCAAATCTGAAGATGGTAATCCGAATCAAAAGCAGTCGAATGATAGTAATTCAAAGCCTTTGGAGGCTCCAAAGGACTATATTCATGTGAGGGCTAGAAGAGGGCAGGCTACAGATGCTCACAGTCTTGCTGAAAGAgtatgaaatcaagaaaatgttcTACAATTAGTTCTTCCATTTCATTTTTGTATATGTATAACAATGCTTATTGATTTTCTTCTGTCGTTTTTCGTATAGGTTCGAagagaaaagatcagtgaaagAATGAAATTCTTACAAGATCTTGTGCCAGGTTGCAATAAGGTGACTGGAAAAGCTGTGATGCTAGATGAGATTATCAATTATGTGCAATCTTTACAGAGGCAAGTTGAGGTAAATCAAGAATCTCCAAAAAGTGTGTTTCTATAGTAATCTTGACATGTTACTAATGCTTTTTCACTTGTGATTTTGTAGTTTCTTTCGATGAAATTGTCTATTGTCAATCCAAGAATGGACATCAACATGGAAGCTCTCATGTCCAAGGATGTAAGAAACATTTCACCCCCAAAAGATTTTCGAAAGTCggaaaattttctctttaatttTATTCTAATAATCGGTACGAATTACCAATTTTCAGATGTTTCAAGCTCGCGGATCTTTGCCTCAGGACGTTTATTCAACACATGGCTATGCTTTTCAATCTGACGCACCTTTCCAGGCGAACAATTTCAATCTGGCATTAGGCCGAAACCTAACCGGTCAATTGCCTTCTATGGAAAGTTTTAGCCAAGTTTCCTCTCAAGTAAAACACCAATCCCTGATAAGAACtgtaaacacacacacacacatgataGTTTTGATGGTAAATTTCTTGTTATGAATGATATCTGACTATGCGGATCAATTTGTTTAGGTTTCGACGTTCTGGGAGGACGACCTCCACAGCATTGTGCAGATGGGATTTGGCCAAAATCAAGAACCAACTCAAACATTTCACGGTGAGTGATCTTTTTAAAGAGAGAGCATTCGAATTGCACAGCTTGTTAACTAATGTGAAGCCAGAAATGTGATATCTTGTTCTCGATCCTTAATGCAGCAGGGGCTCTCCCCACGACGACTCACATGAAAGTCGAGCCGTGATCTGTACATAATCACCGGCATTGTTAACTGTAATTCATTCGAGCCCCCGAGAGACAGAGAGTGGCTTCTGTATATATCAAGGACATGTAGTTCAAGAGAATCCGGTGGCGAATTCTTGAGGAGAAGGGATCCCTTTTCTCGTGGATTCTTGATGTTTATTTTCTTGATGAATTCTGGAGATGATTTGATTCTTTGgagttcatttttattttatttttacaaatttcCATTGCTGTGAAATCAAGAACTAATCGTGTATTAAATGGTGAAAACACATGGAAAGTCAGATGTAGCATGTTCTTGTAGCCAAGTCAGAAACTGTGTTCGAGTTACATTTTTTTCCTCATGTTTCTTAAACATTTatcacaattatttaataaaagaatTGGAAGTTTTATttctttcatttatttatttatttctttatactTCCACTTTTTTGCATGATCAATGAACCAGTTATTTATttctataaaataaaaaaattatttgttattttatCTCAATTTTGTATGGTTGGTAAAGGAAGTGGGGatgaaaaaaatcattaataaaGATTTCTACTATTAATATAAATTCCTCAACaacttgtaaatcatcttcaaaaaatattatataccaACCACtgtaacaataaataaataaataatgatacAAATATATAACGCGTGCATAACATCACATATCAGTCTTTCTCTATTTTGGTTCATAACACAATATCATAGGCTAAATAActtttttgttattattattatttttcaaatttattagtCATATATCTTTTATTTATCATAGAGATGTCTTGAGACATAATCAAATTTTTCCCATATAAATTCCAATATTAATATGCAAAACATAAcccatattttatatttatgtttttttttttttgatgttGTGTAGATCTCAAATGTCATAAGAATTTGATCATGGGaccttataataataataataataataataataatgtgagCTTGTAGAGAATTAGATTCTTACATGTAAACAGCTGTTTGTAGGGACAGATTTTACCTTAATTAGTTGATAGATTGAATTCTTATGCAACATATTGAGCTGTTATCCAAATTGGCTCAATCTGTCAATTTCTTTGAAACTGCTCTCCAACAGTAATCAGAGCTGTATAGAAAGACTTTTTTGTCTCCCTCCTTTTTGAATCattactattttttaaaaaataaatactcTAAAATACGAATTTAGATCGTCTGTTATAGCCGAAAACACAGCATACGATGTTGTGCACTTTTTACACGATAATCATCTCGTTTCGTCTgacattttttcaaatttatctaTAGAAATCATTCTTTCACTCACATATCATATTCGAACGTTCCTTCACTTTTTTATTTGCGTTTTCAAATCTTTACTATGAtgtgtattattattatcatcaaagattatctttttatatataaatgcaTCATGCCcagtttcttcaacattgatTGATGCTTGCTTGTTCAAAGTAGTGCACGGAACAGCTTACTAAATTGGATATAAgcaatgaaaaaataaattaaatatcagtGGGGGCCTAAACATTGACTCAGGCACTTTATTTCTCCTTTTTGTTAGTCacaattgaaaaaataattatggctattttttttattgcattCAATATTGTACTTGTATTCGCCAGTTGGAACAATTAATTCATCATGATTGAAAGagagtattttttttatatataaaaatattaaaatataaattaattaacattTATGTACAAGCAATATTAAAATAAGAATTTGaaattatatgaaaattttgttCGATACGAACTTTTGCTAAAAAcgtgaatatataatttgataaTGGTAAGCGTATGATCCAAATTCTATATATCATAGCTGTGTAATGAGTTCAAGTCTctcaataaatatatttatatatattttgagaGATTATTGAGTTAAGCATGTTTAGATGAGAAAAGTATTGAGATGAGTGATAttttgtggggcccttagctcctaatcgttattacaatacaatctgattagggttaattaattacaacgGAAAacgaatttaaattttctttacaatgagcccaaaatatttcttctataatttgaatactaaaaatagtattgtatctcatatcataaaactcgcccacacataatcaaaaccaatcatatacaaacacctcaaatcctcgggacatgccccggtatatatatatatatatatatatatatatgggaataaaacataaaacctcagcacaaactgtgactccctccagaagtaccctctccggcctcctgatatcctagagtacctgccattgtccacacacaaagacaacagcagccccccttgggggtgagc encodes:
- the LOC142547592 gene encoding transcription factor bHLH62-like isoform X1, whose protein sequence is MEKNRPLILNELNCSFFSPSWEVSLDQNDPFESALSSMVSSPTASSGNYKNGDNTVLKELIGKLGTICNSGEVSPQKTFKFNDSANTSCYSTPLSSPPKPNLLMMENHQFRGNPHIAGSHFPPLPKLVPLSSDPGFVDMAARFSCFGNMGFNEMGSKLDPDKLSRVSSSHSLKFPGSHLMGAQENRDSALRVSACGKKPVGVPANENGEIGDSRENSSVSEQIPCGETGLVAQNDADSRKRKSVQRGKAKETPSSTLTKDANVVKSENSGSNTKRTKSEDGNPNQKQSNDSNSKPLEAPKDYIHVRARRGQATDAHSLAERVRREKISERMKFLQDLVPGCNKVTGKAVMLDEIINYVQSLQRQVEFLSMKLSIVNPRMDINMEALMSKDMFQARGSLPQDVYSTHGYAFQSDAPFQANNFNLALGRNLTGQLPSMESFSQVSSQVSTFWEDDLHSIVQMGFGQNQEPTQTFHAGALPTTTHMKVEP
- the LOC142547592 gene encoding transcription factor bHLH62-like isoform X2; protein product: MEKNRPLILNELNCSFFSPSWEVSLDQNDPFESALSSMVSSPTASSGNYKNGDNTVLKELIGKLGTICNSGEVSPQKTFKFNDSANTSCYSTPLSSPPKPNLLMMENHQFRGNPHIAGSHFPPLPKLVPLSSDPGFVDMAARFSCFGNMGFNEMGSKLDPDKLSRVSSSHSLKFPGSHLMGAQENRDSALRVSACGKKPVGVPANENGEIGDSRENSSVSEQIPCGETGLVAQNDADSRKRKSVQRGKAKETPSSTLTKDANVVKSENSGSNTKRTKSEDGNPNQKQSNDSNSKPLEAPKDYIHVRARRGQATDAHSLAERVRREKISERMKFLQDLVPGCNKVTGKAVMLDEIINYVQSLQRQVEFLSMKLSIVNPRMDINMEALMSKDMFQARGSLPQDVYSTHGYAFQSDAPFQANNFNLALGRNLTGQLPSMESFSQVSSQVSTFWEDDLHSIVQMGFGQNQEPTQTFHGALPTTTHMKVEP